Proteins encoded by one window of Halobacteriovorax sp. GB3:
- a CDS encoding enoyl-CoA hydratase-related protein, protein MSTYSDLKDLKVVKEDNLLWLSLDNSKMSNAITSDMIDSLELVLEKAENDQSISVVILKGEGKHFCAGGDVKAMLEQSGMFAGEPLELGKNYKKFIQRIPLAMERFQKPLIAMVNGAAIGAGCDLACMCDLRIGSEKSRFGETFAKLGLVPGDGGTFFLQRVVGYSKAMEMILTGDLYVGEQAKQMGLLTRLVSSEDLESKTRELAIHVSSLSISAIELTKRAMKMAMKQDLSSHLEVLSMYQGIAQRSDDHLQALESFKK, encoded by the coding sequence ATGAGTACGTATTCAGATCTTAAAGATTTAAAAGTTGTTAAAGAAGATAACCTTTTATGGTTAAGTCTTGATAACTCTAAAATGAGTAACGCTATTACAAGTGATATGATCGACTCTTTAGAGTTGGTTTTAGAAAAAGCAGAAAATGATCAGTCTATTTCTGTTGTTATTTTAAAGGGTGAAGGAAAGCACTTTTGCGCTGGAGGCGATGTTAAGGCCATGCTGGAGCAAAGTGGAATGTTCGCCGGTGAACCTTTGGAGCTTGGGAAGAATTATAAGAAGTTTATTCAAAGAATTCCCCTGGCGATGGAGAGATTTCAAAAGCCTTTGATTGCAATGGTTAATGGAGCGGCAATTGGTGCTGGTTGTGATCTCGCTTGTATGTGTGATCTTCGAATTGGTTCAGAGAAGTCTCGCTTTGGAGAAACTTTTGCTAAGCTTGGTCTTGTGCCTGGTGATGGTGGCACATTCTTTCTTCAAAGAGTCGTCGGCTATTCTAAGGCAATGGAAATGATACTAACTGGTGATCTCTATGTGGGAGAGCAAGCAAAGCAAATGGGGCTTCTCACTCGTCTCGTTTCTTCTGAGGACTTAGAGAGTAAAACACGTGAACTTGCTATTCATGTTTCTAGTCTTTCTATATCAGCAATTGAATTAACTAAAAGGGCGATGAAAATGGCCATGAAACAAGATCTCTCTTCTCATTTAGAGGTTCTTTCAATGTATCAAGGCATCGCTCAAAGAAGTGACGATCATCTACAGGCCCTAGAGTCATTCAAAAAATAA